One genomic window of Streptomyces sp. WP-1 includes the following:
- a CDS encoding ABC transporter ATP-binding protein, whose protein sequence is MTTDPADTSATPAVTATAAAEAADAPAEAVSCTGLTYAFGETKAVDDLDLGVHEGEVFGLLGPNGAGKTTAIRCITTLLPVPVGMVRVFGHDAARERMGVRRLLGYVPQQLSADGGLTGRENVALFARVFDVPRRERAARVDLALRAVDLSDAAERLASTYSGGMVRRLELAQALVSAPRLLILDEPTIGLDPIARTGVWEHINAVREATGMTVLVTTHYMDEADQYCDRVGLMHRGRIRALGTPEELRRGLAERKGADTLPTLEDVFRDVAGSGLDDNTGGGFREVRSTRRTARRVG, encoded by the coding sequence ATGACGACCGACCCGGCGGACACGTCCGCCACCCCGGCGGTCACCGCCACCGCCGCGGCCGAGGCGGCGGACGCCCCCGCCGAGGCCGTCAGCTGCACCGGGCTCACCTACGCCTTCGGCGAGACCAAGGCCGTCGACGACCTCGACCTGGGCGTCCACGAGGGCGAGGTCTTCGGGCTGCTCGGACCGAACGGCGCCGGCAAGACCACCGCCATCCGCTGCATCACCACCCTGCTGCCGGTCCCCGTCGGCATGGTCCGCGTCTTCGGGCACGACGCCGCCAGGGAGCGCATGGGAGTGCGCCGCCTGCTCGGCTACGTCCCCCAGCAGCTGTCCGCCGACGGCGGGCTCACCGGGCGCGAGAACGTCGCCCTGTTCGCCCGGGTGTTCGACGTGCCGCGCCGGGAGCGCGCCGCGCGGGTCGACCTGGCGCTCCGTGCCGTCGACCTCTCCGACGCCGCCGAACGGCTCGCCAGTACCTACTCCGGTGGCATGGTGCGCCGCCTCGAACTCGCCCAGGCCCTGGTCAGCGCCCCCCGGCTGCTGATCCTGGACGAGCCGACCATCGGCCTGGACCCGATCGCCCGCACCGGCGTGTGGGAGCACATCAACGCCGTACGCGAGGCGACCGGCATGACCGTCCTCGTCACCACCCACTACATGGACGAGGCCGACCAGTACTGCGACCGGGTCGGCCTGATGCACCGCGGCCGGATCCGTGCCCTCGGCACCCCCGAGGAGCTGCGCCGGGGCCTCGCCGAACGCAAGGGCGCCGACACCCTGCCCACGCTGGAGGACGTCTTCCGCGACGTCGCCGGCAGTGGCCTCGACGACAACACCGGAGGAGGTTTCCGTGAAGTCCGAAGCACCCGCCGCACCGCACGCCGCGTCGGCTGA
- a CDS encoding MarR family winged helix-turn-helix transcriptional regulator, which translates to MRGPGGDAPPGAPETFPAELTDALVGIQRLIRRRLRGGLAGPRLRGAEVELLRLVGTRPGIGVSEAAKELHLAGNSVSTLVNQLVRDAYLVRETDPADRRAARLRLTGAAEKRLEDWHRRRAELVGGRLARLDGADRDALRAALPALRRLAGLLREDDEAGEDLTTASVGAPAGAGAAPEGPWTEGTPS; encoded by the coding sequence ATACGCGGGCCCGGCGGCGACGCGCCGCCCGGGGCGCCCGAGACCTTCCCGGCCGAGCTGACCGACGCGCTCGTCGGCATCCAGCGGCTGATCCGGCGCCGGCTGCGGGGCGGCCTGGCCGGGCCCCGGCTGCGCGGTGCCGAGGTGGAGCTGCTGCGGCTGGTCGGGACCCGCCCGGGGATCGGTGTCTCGGAAGCCGCCAAGGAACTGCACCTGGCCGGCAATTCCGTCTCGACGCTGGTCAACCAGCTCGTGCGGGACGCCTACCTGGTCCGGGAGACCGACCCGGCCGACCGGCGGGCCGCGCGGCTGCGGCTGACCGGGGCCGCCGAGAAACGCCTGGAGGACTGGCACCGCCGCCGTGCCGAGCTGGTCGGCGGCCGTCTCGCCCGCCTCGACGGGGCCGACCGGGACGCCCTGCGCGCGGCCCTCCCGGCGCTGCGCAGGCTCGCCGGTCTGCTGCGCGAGGACGACGAGGCGGGCGAGGACCTGACGACGGCGTCCGTGGGCGCGCCGGCCGGGGCGGGAGCCGCCCCCGAGGGACCCTGGACGGAGGGGACGCCATCATGA
- a CDS encoding RNA polymerase sigma factor SigF — protein MRVTGSTSTKPRSHPHPHDDAPDTGESFARLAELPDGPERQALRDELVRLWLPMAERIAVRFRGRGESLEDLYQVAALGLVKAVDHYDPERGRAFEAYAVPTITGEIKRHFRDHMWTLHVPRRVQDLRNRVRTAVKELSQSTPGRPPTVAEIAEYTRLDEDEVRTGMEALECFSALSLDAEVAGTDGYALGDSLGGLDPGFDLVVDRAAVRPCLAALPERERTILYLRFFRGMTQNRIAQQLGISQMHVSRLLSGCFDRLREELLAEPR, from the coding sequence ATGCGTGTCACTGGCAGCACCAGCACCAAGCCCAGGTCCCACCCCCATCCCCATGACGACGCGCCCGACACGGGCGAGTCCTTCGCGCGGCTCGCGGAGCTGCCCGACGGCCCCGAGCGGCAGGCGCTGCGGGACGAACTGGTGCGGCTGTGGCTGCCCATGGCCGAGCGGATCGCCGTACGGTTCCGCGGTCGCGGGGAGTCCCTGGAGGATCTGTACCAGGTGGCCGCGCTGGGCCTGGTGAAGGCCGTCGACCATTACGACCCGGAGCGCGGCCGCGCCTTCGAGGCGTACGCGGTGCCGACCATCACGGGTGAGATCAAGCGGCACTTCCGGGACCACATGTGGACGCTGCACGTGCCGCGCCGGGTCCAGGATCTGCGCAACCGGGTGCGTACGGCCGTGAAGGAGCTGTCCCAGTCCACGCCGGGCCGGCCGCCCACGGTCGCCGAGATAGCCGAGTACACCCGGCTCGACGAGGACGAGGTGCGCACCGGGATGGAGGCGCTGGAGTGCTTCTCCGCGCTGTCCCTGGACGCCGAGGTGGCGGGCACGGACGGCTACGCCCTGGGCGACTCGCTCGGCGGCCTCGATCCCGGGTTCGACCTCGTGGTGGACCGGGCCGCCGTCCGGCCCTGCCTCGCGGCGCTCCCGGAGCGCGAGCGGACCATCCTCTACCTGCGGTTCTTCCGGGGGATGACGCAGAACCGGATCGCGCAGCAGCTGGGGATCTCGCAGATGCATGTGTCGCGGCTGCTCAGCGGCTGCTTCGACCGGCTGCGGGAGGAACTGCTGGCGGAGCCGCGGTGA
- a CDS encoding VOC family protein, translating into MNRETPVSDGANGTGNGPRARTVVDTHSVFGAPCWVSLTSRDLQATQDFYTAVLGWRWRGAKLGEHFRVALADGVPVAGIAAVASMWQMAVAWTPYFAVPDADVAVARARERGGTAAVGPLSFQPGRAALLADRDGATFGIWQGELVSNWEAWRRAAPTFIRLHTRNAFDSAMFYGEILDWASGKPGCCEVEYDGDEVVLRSQGDAVARIDSGAVEAAPDPSVRPHWQVHFAVADVPGCARAAEKHGGSVLKENDTEAILRDADGAQFTVMSRPAR; encoded by the coding sequence ATGAACCGAGAGACACCCGTCAGCGACGGAGCGAACGGCACCGGGAACGGGCCGCGCGCGCGTACGGTCGTCGATACGCACTCCGTCTTCGGCGCGCCGTGCTGGGTGAGCCTGACCAGCCGCGATCTCCAGGCCACCCAGGACTTCTACACGGCCGTGCTGGGCTGGCGCTGGCGCGGCGCGAAGCTCGGTGAGCACTTCCGGGTCGCGCTCGCGGACGGGGTGCCGGTGGCCGGGATCGCCGCGGTGGCCTCGATGTGGCAGATGGCGGTGGCGTGGACGCCGTACTTCGCGGTGCCGGACGCGGATGTCGCGGTGGCGCGGGCACGGGAGCGGGGCGGTACGGCGGCGGTCGGACCGCTCTCCTTCCAGCCGGGCCGGGCCGCGCTGCTCGCCGACCGCGACGGGGCGACGTTCGGGATCTGGCAGGGCGAGCTGGTCTCCAACTGGGAGGCGTGGCGGCGGGCGGCGCCCACGTTCATCCGGCTGCACACCCGCAACGCCTTCGACTCCGCGATGTTCTACGGCGAGATCCTCGACTGGGCGTCGGGGAAGCCGGGCTGCTGCGAGGTCGAGTACGACGGCGACGAGGTGGTGCTGCGCAGCCAGGGGGACGCGGTGGCCCGCATCGACTCGGGCGCGGTGGAGGCCGCCCCCGACCCCTCCGTACGGCCGCACTGGCAGGTCCACTTCGCGGTGGCGGACGTGCCCGGGTGCGCCCGGGCGGCGGAGAAGCACGGGGGCAGCGTCCTGAAGGAGAACGACACGGAGGCGATCCTGCGGGACGCCGACGGCGCCCAGTTCACGGTGATGTCGCGGCCCGCGCGCTGA
- the glgX gene encoding glycogen debranching protein GlgX, with protein MNARTTRKGLPVWSGQPYPLGASYDGQGTNFALFSEVAERVDLILVDEDGRQTSVRLHEVDGFVWHAYLPGIAPGQRYGYRVHGPWQPSLGHRCNPKKLLLDPYARAVDGQIDNHASLYERAPDGPAPADSAGHSMLGVVTDPYFDWGDDRPPRTAYADSVIYEAHVRGLTRTHPDVPEQLRGSYAGLAHPAVVEHLTSLGVTAVELMPVHQFVQDGVLQDQGLSNYWGYNTIGFFAPHNSYAAFGTRGQQVNEFKAMVKALHAAGLEVILDVVYNHTAEGNEFGPTLSFRGIDNASYYRLVDGDWAHYYDTTGTGNSLLMRHPYVLQLIMDSLRYWVTEMRVDGFRFDLAATLARQFHEVDRLSAFFDLIQQDPVISRVKLIAEPWDVGEGGYQVGNFPPLWSEWNGRYRDAVRDFWRAEPGSLGEFASRLTGSSDLYQHSRRRPRASVNFVTAHDGFTLRDLVSYNDKHNEANGEDNRDGESHNRSWNCGAEGDSDDPAVLELRGRQQRNLLATLLLSQGIPMLCHGDELGRTQRGNNNAYCQDNEISWVDWELDHEQRNLADFTRNLIALRAAHPVLRRRRFFRGETATNAAQPLPDLMWLRPDAREMTARDWQRGDAHSVGVFLNGDAIAERDPYGGKLTDDSFLLLLNGYWEPVDFRLPDETFGERWTTLVDTADAEGVPDERERKAGTRLRVEARSLVLLTRPSRAAD; from the coding sequence GTGAACGCCCGCACCACCAGGAAAGGGCTGCCCGTCTGGAGCGGGCAGCCCTACCCGTTGGGCGCCTCCTACGACGGACAGGGCACCAACTTCGCGCTGTTCAGCGAGGTCGCCGAGCGGGTCGACCTGATCCTCGTGGACGAGGACGGCCGGCAGACCTCCGTGCGGCTGCACGAGGTCGACGGCTTCGTCTGGCACGCCTATCTGCCCGGCATCGCCCCCGGGCAGCGCTACGGCTACCGGGTGCACGGCCCCTGGCAGCCCTCCCTCGGCCACCGCTGCAACCCGAAGAAGCTGCTGCTCGACCCGTACGCGCGCGCCGTGGACGGCCAGATCGACAACCACGCCTCCCTGTACGAGCGCGCGCCGGACGGCCCGGCCCCCGCCGACAGCGCCGGGCACTCCATGCTGGGCGTGGTCACCGACCCGTACTTCGACTGGGGCGACGACCGGCCGCCGCGCACCGCGTACGCGGACTCCGTGATCTACGAGGCCCATGTGCGCGGACTGACCCGCACCCACCCGGACGTCCCCGAACAGCTGCGCGGCAGCTACGCGGGCCTCGCCCATCCCGCCGTCGTCGAGCACCTGACCTCGCTCGGGGTGACGGCGGTCGAGCTGATGCCGGTGCACCAGTTCGTCCAGGACGGGGTGCTCCAGGACCAGGGCCTGTCCAACTACTGGGGCTACAACACCATCGGCTTCTTCGCGCCGCACAACTCCTACGCCGCCTTCGGCACCCGGGGCCAGCAGGTCAACGAGTTCAAGGCCATGGTGAAGGCGCTGCACGCGGCCGGCCTCGAAGTCATCCTCGACGTGGTCTACAACCACACCGCCGAGGGCAACGAGTTCGGCCCCACGCTGTCCTTCCGGGGCATCGACAACGCCTCCTACTACCGCCTGGTGGACGGGGACTGGGCGCACTACTACGACACCACGGGCACCGGCAACAGCCTGCTGATGCGGCACCCGTACGTGCTCCAGCTGATCATGGACTCGCTGCGGTACTGGGTCACCGAGATGCGTGTCGACGGCTTCCGCTTCGACCTCGCGGCCACCCTGGCCCGGCAGTTCCACGAGGTGGACCGGCTCTCGGCGTTCTTCGACCTGATCCAGCAGGACCCGGTGATCAGCCGCGTCAAGCTGATCGCCGAGCCCTGGGACGTGGGCGAGGGCGGCTACCAGGTGGGCAACTTCCCGCCGCTGTGGTCGGAGTGGAACGGCAGGTACCGGGACGCCGTACGGGACTTCTGGCGTGCCGAGCCCGGCTCGCTGGGCGAGTTCGCGTCCCGGCTGACCGGCTCCTCCGACCTGTACCAGCACAGCAGGCGCCGGCCGCGCGCGAGCGTCAACTTCGTCACCGCGCACGACGGGTTCACCCTGCGCGACCTGGTGTCGTACAACGACAAGCACAACGAGGCGAACGGCGAGGACAACCGGGACGGGGAGAGCCACAACCGGTCCTGGAACTGCGGGGCGGAGGGGGACAGCGACGATCCCGCCGTGCTCGAACTGCGCGGGCGCCAGCAGCGCAACCTCCTTGCCACGCTGCTCCTTTCGCAGGGCATCCCCATGCTCTGCCACGGCGACGAACTCGGGCGCACCCAGCGCGGCAACAACAACGCGTACTGCCAGGACAACGAGATCTCCTGGGTGGACTGGGAACTCGACCACGAGCAGCGGAACCTGGCGGACTTCACCCGGAACCTCATCGCGCTGCGCGCCGCGCACCCCGTGCTGCGCCGGCGCCGCTTTTTCCGAGGCGAGACCGCGACGAACGCCGCGCAGCCGCTGCCCGACCTCATGTGGCTGCGGCCCGACGCCCGCGAGATGACCGCGCGAGACTGGCAGCGCGGCGACGCGCACTCCGTCGGCGTCTTCCTCAACGGCGACGCCATCGCCGAACGGGACCCGTACGGAGGGAAGCTGACCGACGACTCCTTCCTGCTCCTCCTCAACGGCTACTGGGAGCCGGTGGACTTCCGGCTGCCGGACGAGACGTTCGGGGAGCGCTGGACGACACTCGTCGACACCGCGGACGCGGAGGGCGTGCCGGACGAGCGGGAGCGGAAGGCGGGCACGAGGCTGCGGGTCGAGGCCAGGAGCCTGGTCCTGCTGACCCGTCCCTCACGGGCGGCGGATTAG
- a CDS encoding pep a2 — MKTAVPCYYHLDVEVSPERVGQVSRILAAHLRHWDLDNLVAPVCRGAELLLRAIDQHARDKHTSIEMWWNGQHLITAFGDDDPELRPDQDLRAALADIAAMSDGWGCCAAETGAKIIWFSQRARAGERVPLVPLPPEPFLSTGLKEPRRHQVAVLAAPVPVGDHSLEGSR; from the coding sequence ATGAAGACCGCAGTGCCCTGCTACTACCACCTCGACGTGGAAGTCAGCCCGGAACGGGTGGGACAGGTCAGCCGCATCCTGGCCGCCCACCTCCGCCACTGGGACCTCGACAATCTCGTGGCCCCCGTCTGCCGCGGCGCCGAACTGCTGCTGCGGGCGATCGACCAGCACGCCCGTGACAAGCACACCTCCATCGAGATGTGGTGGAACGGCCAGCACCTCATCACCGCCTTCGGTGACGACGACCCGGAACTGCGCCCGGACCAGGATCTGCGCGCCGCCCTCGCGGACATCGCCGCCATGAGCGACGGCTGGGGCTGCTGCGCCGCCGAGACCGGAGCCAAGATCATCTGGTTCTCGCAGCGCGCCCGCGCCGGCGAACGGGTGCCCCTGGTGCCGCTGCCGCCGGAGCCGTTCCTGAGCACGGGTCTCAAGGAGCCGCGGCGGCATCAGGTGGCCGTCCTCGCCGCGCCCGTGCCCGTCGGCGACCACAGCCTGGAGGGCAGCCGGTGA
- a CDS encoding DUF5133 domain-containing protein, which translates to MLLPAKAEVARQLRRYRAWERVMLASPYDRTVRATFEDSGYTLCVLMGKRCAREAADAAERYLRTSRVGHLREQDGRPVSRRSVRRAPASERRSTAPSS; encoded by the coding sequence ATGCTGCTACCCGCCAAGGCCGAAGTGGCCCGGCAGTTGCGGCGTTACCGGGCGTGGGAGCGCGTGATGCTCGCCTCGCCGTACGACCGCACGGTCCGGGCCACGTTCGAGGACTCGGGCTACACCTTGTGCGTTCTGATGGGCAAACGCTGTGCCCGCGAGGCGGCGGACGCGGCGGAGCGGTATCTGCGCACGAGTCGGGTCGGCCACCTGCGCGAGCAGGACGGCCGGCCGGTGTCGCGCCGTTCGGTGCGAAGGGCGCCGGCTTCGGAGCGGCGTTCCACGGCGCCGAGCTCCTGA
- a CDS encoding alpha-1,4-glucan--maltose-1-phosphate maltosyltransferase — protein MRRTPAIGRVPVRDVRPAVECGRRPAKAVAGETFQVTATVFREGHDAVGANVVLRDPRGRRGPWTPMRELSPGSDVWGAEITPDVTGRWTFRVEAWSHPLATWRHTASVKVPAGIDTGLVLEEGAELYERAAAGVPKGPERELVAAAARALGDDSLSVHERFRPALSPGVREVLDRYPLRELVTASDPMPLLVERERALYGSWYEFFPRSEGTAEHPHGTFRTAARRLKPIAEMGFDVVYLPPVHPIGSTFRKGPNNTLGAGPDDVGVPWAIGSPEGGHDAVHPDLGTIEDFDHFVGEARKSGLEIALDFALQCSPDHPWVQKHPEWFHHRPDGTIAYAENPPKKYQDIYPIAFDADMDGLIAETVRVLRHWMDHGVRIFRVDNPHTKPVVFWERVIAEINRKDPDVIFLAEAFTRPAMMHTLAQIGFQQSYTYFTWRETKQELIEYMGELSGEAAAYMRPNFFANTPDILPGHLQHGGRPAFEVRAVLAATLSPAWGIYSGYELCENTPLREGGEEYRDSEKYQLRPRDWESAEREGRTIAPLITRLNAVRRAHPALQRLRNLRFHRTDNDAVLAYSKSTGTDTVIVVVNLDPHHAQEATVSLDMPQLGLDWDADLPVHDELSGEAYHWGRTNYVRLTPGRAPAHVLHVQRSTHRNGGPAAS, from the coding sequence ATGCGCAGGACCCCGGCCATCGGCCGTGTACCGGTACGTGACGTCCGGCCGGCCGTGGAGTGCGGCAGGCGCCCGGCGAAGGCGGTGGCCGGGGAGACCTTCCAGGTCACCGCCACCGTGTTCCGGGAGGGACACGATGCCGTCGGTGCCAATGTGGTCCTGCGCGATCCCCGGGGCCGGCGCGGCCCCTGGACCCCGATGCGCGAGCTGTCCCCCGGCAGCGATGTGTGGGGCGCCGAGATCACCCCGGACGTGACCGGCCGTTGGACCTTCCGGGTGGAGGCGTGGAGCCATCCGCTGGCGACCTGGCGGCACACCGCCTCGGTGAAGGTGCCGGCCGGGATCGACACCGGGCTGGTCCTGGAGGAGGGCGCCGAGCTGTACGAGCGCGCCGCCGCCGGGGTGCCCAAGGGCCCGGAGCGCGAACTGGTGGCGGCCGCCGCCCGCGCCCTCGGCGACGACTCCCTCTCGGTCCACGAGCGCTTCCGGCCCGCCCTCTCCCCCGGTGTGCGGGAGGTGCTGGACCGTTACCCGCTGCGGGAGTTGGTCACCGCCTCGGACCCGATGCCGCTGCTGGTCGAGCGGGAGCGGGCCCTGTACGGCTCCTGGTACGAGTTCTTCCCGCGCAGCGAGGGGACCGCCGAGCATCCGCACGGTACGTTCCGTACGGCGGCCCGGCGGCTGAAGCCGATCGCGGAGATGGGCTTCGACGTCGTCTACCTGCCGCCGGTTCACCCGATCGGCAGCACGTTCCGCAAGGGCCCCAACAACACCCTCGGCGCCGGTCCGGACGACGTCGGCGTCCCCTGGGCGATCGGTTCCCCCGAGGGCGGGCACGACGCGGTCCACCCGGACCTCGGCACCATCGAGGACTTCGACCACTTCGTGGGCGAGGCGCGGAAGTCGGGCCTGGAGATCGCCCTGGACTTCGCCCTCCAGTGCTCCCCGGACCACCCCTGGGTGCAGAAGCACCCGGAGTGGTTCCACCACCGTCCGGACGGGACGATCGCCTACGCCGAGAACCCGCCGAAGAAGTACCAGGACATCTACCCGATCGCCTTCGACGCCGACATGGACGGGCTGATCGCGGAGACGGTCCGGGTGCTGCGGCACTGGATGGACCACGGGGTGCGGATCTTCCGGGTCGACAACCCGCACACCAAGCCGGTGGTGTTCTGGGAGCGGGTCATCGCCGAGATCAACCGCAAGGACCCGGACGTGATCTTCCTGGCGGAGGCCTTCACCCGCCCGGCCATGATGCACACCCTGGCGCAGATCGGCTTCCAGCAGTCGTACACCTACTTCACCTGGCGCGAGACGAAGCAGGAACTCATCGAATACATGGGTGAGTTGTCGGGCGAGGCGGCGGCCTACATGCGGCCCAACTTCTTCGCGAACACCCCGGACATCCTGCCCGGTCACCTCCAGCACGGCGGCCGGCCCGCCTTCGAGGTGCGTGCCGTGCTCGCGGCGACCCTCTCCCCCGCCTGGGGCATCTACAGCGGCTACGAGCTGTGCGAGAACACCCCCCTGCGGGAAGGCGGCGAGGAGTACCGCGACTCCGAGAAGTACCAACTGCGGCCCCGGGACTGGGAGTCGGCCGAACGTGAGGGCCGTACGATCGCGCCGCTCATCACCCGGCTGAACGCCGTCCGCCGCGCACACCCGGCGCTACAGCGCCTGCGCAACCTCCGCTTCCACCGGACCGACAACGACGCCGTGCTCGCCTACAGCAAGAGCACGGGGACGGACACGGTCATCGTGGTCGTCAATCTCGACCCGCATCACGCCCAGGAGGCCACGGTCTCGTTGGACATGCCGCAACTCGGCCTGGACTGGGACGCCGACCTGCCCGTACACGACGAACTGTCGGGCGAGGCGTACCACTGGGGCAGGACCAACTACGTGCGCCTCACGCCGGGCCGCGCGCCGGCGCATGTGCTCCACGTCCAGCGATCGACGCACCGCAACGGAGGGCCCGCAGCGTCATGA
- the treS gene encoding maltose alpha-D-glucosyltransferase, protein MTVNEPVLDTFEDTPARDRDPQWFKRAVFYEVLVRSFHDSNGDGVGDLKGLTAKLDYLQWLGVDCLWLPPFFKSPLRDGGYDVSDYTAVLPEFGDLADFVEFVDAAHQRGMRLIIDFVMNHTSDQHPWFQESRKDPDGPYGDYYVWADDDKRYEDARIIFVDTEASNWTYDPVRGQYYFHRFFSHQPDLNYENPAVQEEILAALKFWLDLGIDGYRLDAVPYLYAQEGTNCENLPATHQFLKRVRREIDAGYPDTVLLAEANQWPEDVVDYFGDYARGGDECHMAFHFPVMPRIFMAVRRESRHPVSEILAKTPAIPSGCQWGIFLRNHDELTLEMVTDEERDYMWAEYAKDPRMRANIGIRRRLAPLLDNDRNQIELFTALLLSLPGSPILYYGDEIGMGDNIWLGDRDAVRTPMQWTPDRNAGFSTCDPGRLYLPTIMDPVHGYQVTNVEASMSSPSSLLHWTRRMIEIRKQNPAFGLGSFTELTSSNPAVLAFLREYEDDLVLCVHNFSRFAQPTELDLRAYDGRHPVELIGGVRFPAIGELPYLLTLQGHGFYWFRLTRVASRIGRRR, encoded by the coding sequence ATGACCGTGAACGAACCCGTACTGGACACCTTCGAGGACACCCCCGCCCGGGACCGCGACCCGCAGTGGTTCAAGCGTGCCGTCTTCTACGAGGTCCTGGTCCGCTCCTTCCACGACAGCAACGGCGACGGCGTCGGCGACCTGAAGGGCCTGACCGCCAAGCTCGACTATCTCCAGTGGCTCGGCGTGGACTGCCTGTGGCTGCCGCCGTTCTTCAAATCGCCCTTGCGGGACGGCGGTTACGATGTCTCGGACTACACCGCCGTGCTCCCGGAGTTCGGTGACCTCGCCGACTTCGTGGAGTTCGTCGACGCGGCCCACCAGCGGGGCATGCGCCTGATCATCGACTTCGTCATGAACCACACCAGCGACCAGCACCCGTGGTTCCAGGAGTCCCGCAAGGACCCCGACGGCCCCTACGGGGACTACTACGTGTGGGCCGACGACGACAAGCGGTACGAGGACGCGCGGATCATCTTCGTGGACACGGAGGCCTCCAACTGGACGTACGACCCGGTGCGCGGCCAGTACTACTTCCACCGCTTCTTCTCCCACCAGCCGGACCTCAACTACGAGAACCCGGCGGTGCAGGAGGAGATCCTGGCCGCCCTGAAGTTCTGGCTGGACCTGGGCATCGACGGCTACCGGCTGGACGCGGTCCCCTACCTCTACGCGCAGGAGGGCACCAACTGCGAGAACCTGCCGGCCACCCACCAGTTCCTGAAGCGGGTGCGCCGGGAGATCGACGCGGGCTACCCGGACACCGTGCTGCTGGCCGAGGCCAACCAGTGGCCCGAGGACGTGGTCGACTACTTCGGCGACTACGCACGCGGCGGCGACGAGTGCCACATGGCGTTCCACTTCCCCGTGATGCCGCGCATCTTCATGGCCGTTCGGCGCGAGTCCCGCCACCCCGTCTCCGAGATCCTCGCCAAGACCCCGGCCATCCCGTCCGGTTGCCAGTGGGGCATCTTCCTGCGCAACCACGACGAGCTGACCCTGGAGATGGTCACCGACGAGGAACGCGACTACATGTGGGCGGAGTACGCCAAGGACCCCCGCATGCGCGCCAACATCGGCATCCGCCGCCGCCTCGCGCCGCTGCTCGACAACGACCGCAACCAGATCGAGCTGTTCACCGCCCTGCTGCTGTCCCTGCCCGGCTCGCCGATCCTCTACTACGGCGACGAGATCGGCATGGGCGACAACATCTGGCTCGGCGACCGCGACGCCGTCCGCACCCCCATGCAGTGGACCCCCGACCGCAACGCCGGCTTCTCGACATGCGACCCGGGGCGGCTGTATCTGCCCACGATCATGGACCCGGTCCACGGCTACCAGGTCACCAACGTCGAGGCGTCGATGTCCTCGCCCTCGTCGCTGCTGCACTGGACCCGGCGCATGATCGAGATCCGCAAGCAGAACCCCGCCTTCGGACTCGGCTCGTTCACCGAACTGACCTCGTCCAACCCGGCGGTGCTCGCCTTCCTGCGCGAGTACGAGGACGACCTCGTGCTCTGCGTCCACAACTTCTCCCGCTTCGCCCAGCCCACCGAGCTGGATCTGCGCGCCTACGACGGCCGCCATCCGGTGGAGCTGATCGGCGGGGTGCGCTTCCCCGCCATCGGTGAACTGCCCTATCTCCTCACCCTTCAGGGCCACGGCTTCTACTGGTTCCGGCTCACCCGAGTCGCATCCCGCATCGGCCGCCGCCGCTGA